Proteins encoded by one window of Cyclobacteriaceae bacterium:
- a CDS encoding class I SAM-dependent methyltransferase, which translates to MSAFFKIKTYLNYWLDAVDEHSLHAPFLFDFYTRVIKRETIPIPKFESLRKQLANDHREIEVVDLGAGSKHFATNKRKISDIATLSLSDAKFSTLYSRIAGHVQAKTIVELGTSLGINTLYLATQPGSKVYTFEGAEAIAEIASISFEFGEAANIELITGNLDQTLYATLSRIPKIDLAFLDANHRYEPTLRYFDLVVNRSHHKTIIILDDIHDSPEMERAWSAIKKNPLVYTTADLFRCGVVFLDPSLSKQHVVLRF; encoded by the coding sequence TTGTCAGCTTTTTTTAAAATAAAAACCTACCTCAACTACTGGCTGGATGCCGTAGACGAACATTCTTTGCACGCCCCCTTCCTGTTTGATTTCTACACACGGGTAATTAAACGCGAAACCATTCCAATTCCGAAATTTGAATCGTTGCGTAAACAGCTGGCGAATGATCATCGGGAAATTGAGGTGGTGGATCTCGGTGCCGGCTCGAAACATTTCGCAACCAACAAACGAAAAATAAGCGACATCGCTACACTTAGCCTGAGTGATGCCAAATTCTCAACCTTATATTCCCGGATTGCGGGTCATGTACAAGCAAAAACAATTGTAGAACTAGGAACCTCATTGGGGATAAACACCCTTTACCTGGCCACACAACCTGGCAGCAAAGTGTACACATTCGAGGGCGCTGAAGCGATAGCCGAAATTGCATCGATAAGTTTTGAGTTTGGAGAAGCAGCAAATATTGAATTGATAACCGGTAACCTTGATCAAACACTTTACGCCACCCTTTCACGCATTCCTAAAATTGACTTGGCATTTTTAGATGCCAACCATCGCTATGAACCCACCCTCCGGTATTTCGATCTGGTGGTGAATCGATCGCATCACAAAACCATCATTATCCTGGACGACATTCACGATTCGCCCGAAATGGAACGGGCCTGGTCCGCCATCAAAAAGAATCCGCTGGTGTATACCACTGCCGACCTGTTCCGGTGCGGAGTGGTATTTCTTGATCCTTCATTGAGCAAACAACACGTTGTATTGCGTTTTTAG
- the apaG gene encoding Co2+/Mg2+ efflux protein ApaG, with product MVTEVTQGIRVTVETEYQPAYSSPSQYHYVFTYKITIENQSENTIQLLRRHWHVYDAGFTMREVEGDGVVGQQPVLEPGQVHQYVSGCNLKSGLGKMTGTYLMERIVDGVKLTVNIPEFVMIAPIRLN from the coding sequence ATGGTAACAGAAGTAACGCAGGGAATACGGGTAACCGTTGAAACAGAATACCAACCGGCTTATTCAAGTCCGAGTCAGTACCACTACGTGTTTACCTATAAGATTACCATCGAAAACCAAAGCGAAAATACCATTCAATTGTTGCGCAGGCATTGGCATGTATATGATGCAGGTTTTACCATGCGTGAAGTTGAGGGTGACGGTGTAGTGGGTCAACAGCCCGTGCTTGAACCCGGTCAGGTTCATCAATACGTATCCGGTTGTAATTTAAAATCGGGCCTTGGTAAGATGACCGGCACCTACCTGATGGAACGCATAGTGGATGGCGTAAAACTCACGGTAAACATTCCGGAGTTTGTGATGATTGCGCCCATTCGCCTGAACTGA
- the ung gene encoding uracil-DNA glycosylase, with translation MEVKIAHSWKEHLQHEFEKPYFQQLAAFVKAEYQTAVVYPPGKEIFNAFDACNFDQVKVVIIGQDPYHGPGQANGLCFSVREGVRMPPSLMNIFKEIHQDLGKPIPATGNLERWAKQGVLLLNATLTVRASTPGSHQNKGWETFTDAVIKKVSDEKENVVFLLWGAYAQNKGEVIDRNKHLVLMSAHPSPFSADRGFFGCKHFSKANAYLKSKGLEEIDW, from the coding sequence ATGGAGGTTAAAATAGCACATTCCTGGAAGGAACATTTACAGCACGAATTCGAAAAACCCTACTTTCAGCAACTCGCTGCCTTTGTTAAGGCTGAGTATCAGACAGCTGTGGTGTACCCACCGGGGAAAGAAATTTTCAATGCTTTCGATGCCTGCAATTTCGATCAGGTGAAGGTGGTTATTATCGGTCAGGATCCCTATCACGGCCCGGGGCAGGCGAACGGGTTGTGCTTTTCCGTGCGTGAGGGGGTACGTATGCCGCCCTCGTTGATGAACATTTTTAAAGAAATCCATCAGGACTTAGGTAAACCCATTCCTGCCACAGGAAACCTGGAGCGTTGGGCAAAACAAGGTGTGTTGCTGTTGAATGCAACCTTAACGGTTCGGGCTTCAACACCCGGATCGCACCAAAATAAAGGGTGGGAAACGTTTACTGATGCAGTCATCAAAAAAGTATCCGATGAAAAGGAAAATGTGGTGTTTCTTTTATGGGGTGCTTATGCACAAAACAAAGGCGAAGTGATTGACCGCAACAAGCATCTGGTGCTGATGTCAGCACACCCGTCACCCTTCTCTGCCGATAGGGGATTCTTCGGCTGCAAGCATTTCAGCAAGGCCAATGCGTACCTGAAGAGTAAAGGATTAGAGGAGATTGACTGGTAG
- the lepB gene encoding signal peptidase I, which translates to MDKLDKLPPEAKKSPLVEWTEAITFAVVAATLIRWLIMEAYTIPTPSMENSLLVGDFLFVSKFHYGTRTPKTPLQLPLTHQKIWFTEVPSYLDWIQLPQYRLPGISEVKSGDVVVFNVPPKRLNDNKDYPVDLKTNYIKRCVAAAGETLQVKDKTILVNGSELKNHPLVQWSYQVIAKDLINERNLNRLGIGQEDYHILGRPNESSVEYTMWLTEDKAEELRGLPFITSVTQDNQNNSGGIFPYSEYYGFGAGTQNNTNWSLDNFGPLWIPKKGETISINDSTLALYGFIITAYDHQADAKITDKKLLINGQEVTSYTFNQNYYFMMGDNRHNSLDSRYWGFVPEDHIVGKGFFIWLSIDPNEKFLNKIRWRRFFKMIE; encoded by the coding sequence ATCGACAAACTCGATAAGCTGCCACCGGAAGCAAAAAAATCTCCTCTTGTTGAATGGACTGAGGCCATCACATTTGCAGTGGTAGCGGCCACGTTAATTCGTTGGCTGATTATGGAGGCGTATACCATTCCAACACCTTCCATGGAGAACTCGTTACTGGTAGGCGACTTCCTGTTTGTCAGCAAATTTCATTACGGCACCCGCACACCAAAAACTCCGCTTCAACTTCCACTAACCCATCAAAAAATATGGTTCACGGAAGTTCCCTCCTACCTCGATTGGATTCAACTTCCGCAATATCGCTTGCCGGGAATAAGCGAAGTAAAAAGTGGCGATGTGGTGGTGTTTAATGTTCCTCCCAAGCGACTGAATGACAACAAGGACTATCCGGTTGATTTAAAGACCAACTACATTAAACGATGTGTGGCTGCTGCCGGAGAAACACTTCAGGTGAAAGACAAAACCATTCTGGTCAACGGAAGTGAACTCAAAAATCATCCGTTGGTACAATGGAGTTATCAGGTTATTGCCAAAGACCTGATCAATGAACGCAACCTGAACAGGCTTGGCATTGGACAAGAAGATTATCATATTCTTGGAAGGCCAAATGAAAGCAGTGTCGAGTACACCATGTGGTTAACAGAGGACAAGGCAGAAGAACTTAGAGGCTTACCTTTCATTACCTCGGTTACGCAGGATAACCAAAACAATTCAGGGGGTATTTTTCCCTATTCTGAGTACTATGGATTTGGTGCAGGAACTCAAAACAACACAAATTGGTCGCTGGATAATTTTGGCCCGCTATGGATTCCCAAGAAAGGCGAAACCATTTCGATAAATGATTCCACTCTCGCATTGTATGGATTTATTATCACTGCATACGATCACCAAGCGGATGCAAAAATCACTGATAAGAAACTTTTGATCAATGGTCAGGAAGTTACCTCGTATACCTTTAACCAAAATTACTATTTCATGATGGGTGACAACCGTCACAACTCCCTCGATTCACGGTATTGGGGCTTTGTTCCGGAAGATCATATTGTAGGTAAAGGTTTCTTCATTTGGTTATCCATTGATCCGAATGAGAAGTTCCTGAATAAAATCAGATGGAGAAGATTCTTTAAGATGATTGAGTAA
- the dapB gene encoding 4-hydroxy-tetrahydrodipicolinate reductase produces MRILLLGYGKMGKIIERIALEHGHEIAGRITSANRHELSNIKADVAIEFSNPEAAFDNIRHCLEKGIPVVCGTTGWLDQKPEVEKLTASCNGAFFYASNFSVGVNIFFRLNEFLANMMNAHNQYSVHIDEIHHTEKKDAPSGTAITLAQGIVKHIKRLTKWVGGNNAEPTELPISSFRIDQVPGTHHVKYASGIDDIEIRHTAHSREGFALGAVQVAEWISGKKGVLGMEDFLQF; encoded by the coding sequence ATGAGAATTCTTTTACTAGGATACGGAAAAATGGGCAAAATCATTGAGCGCATTGCCCTCGAGCACGGTCATGAAATTGCCGGCCGGATCACCTCAGCCAATCGTCATGAGCTCAGCAACATCAAAGCCGATGTAGCCATTGAATTCTCCAATCCGGAAGCCGCTTTTGATAACATTCGGCATTGCCTTGAAAAAGGTATTCCTGTTGTTTGTGGCACTACCGGCTGGCTTGATCAAAAGCCCGAGGTTGAAAAACTTACCGCTTCCTGTAATGGAGCCTTCTTTTACGCGTCTAATTTCAGCGTTGGAGTAAACATCTTTTTCAGGTTAAATGAGTTTCTGGCCAACATGATGAATGCGCACAATCAGTATAGCGTACACATCGATGAAATTCATCATACGGAAAAGAAAGATGCTCCCAGCGGAACGGCCATTACGCTTGCACAAGGTATTGTGAAGCACATAAAACGTTTAACCAAATGGGTAGGTGGCAATAATGCAGAACCTACTGAGCTACCCATCAGTTCGTTCAGGATTGACCAGGTACCGGGTACGCACCATGTAAAATATGCTTCGGGCATTGATGATATTGAAATACGCCATACCGCTCACTCCCGCGAAGGCTTTGCCCTTGGGGCCGTTCAGGTGGCAGAATGGATATCCGGAAAAAAGGGCGTATTGGGTATGGAAGATTTCTTACAATTCTGA
- a CDS encoding DUF5683 domain-containing protein, with translation MKKPEAISKIVRSSLRGIPIIPIAIGIGRPKQSRFSLKIGDCFTAFAMTEPFLKRLSILFCLVGFTLGAYAQRDSIQVVQPKSDTVTIASYSNRYDPRKALLYAAVLPGLGQVYNKKYWKLPLVYGGFAITGYYLNIYQEGYLTFRGELFYNLENGLSGDTQVNPNTLYTTSQLRTIVDRYRRERDYMIIIMMGVYILQMVDAHVDSHLKEFDLNPNLQVRIEPAFSNELLTGRMGGISLKIRF, from the coding sequence ATGAAGAAACCAGAAGCCATCTCAAAAATAGTAAGATCGTCATTGCGAGGGATCCCGATAATCCCGATAGCTATCGGGATCGGGAGACCGAAGCAATCTCGTTTCAGCCTCAAAATAGGAGATTGCTTCACTGCGTTCGCAATGACGGAGCCATTTTTAAAACGACTTTCAATTCTTTTTTGCTTGGTAGGTTTTACATTAGGCGCCTATGCTCAGCGTGATTCTATACAGGTAGTGCAACCGAAAAGCGATACCGTTACAATAGCTTCTTATTCAAATCGTTACGATCCGCGCAAAGCGTTGCTCTATGCTGCTGTTTTACCCGGCTTAGGACAGGTGTACAACAAAAAATATTGGAAGCTGCCTTTGGTTTATGGAGGCTTTGCAATTACAGGATATTACTTAAATATCTATCAAGAGGGGTATTTGACTTTTAGAGGGGAATTGTTTTATAATCTTGAAAATGGGCTTTCTGGTGACACTCAGGTTAATCCTAATACACTATACACAACATCCCAGCTTCGCACCATTGTCGATCGCTACAGGCGTGAACGCGATTATATGATCATCATCATGATGGGGGTTTACATTTTGCAAATGGTAGATGCGCATGTGGATTCCCACCTGAAAGAATTCGACCTGAATCCAAACCTACAGGTGCGGATTGAACCCGCTTTTTCCAATGAACTTTTAACCGGACGCATGGGGGGCATTTCTCTGAAGATCCGGTTTTAA
- a CDS encoding ParB/RepB/Spo0J family partition protein, whose translation MSKKKALGRGLNALLSDSEKEERLETDLPVVHTSPSGSISEIPVEHIEVNPFQPRTHFDQDALQELAESIKIHGIIQPITVRKLARDQYQLISGERRFQASQLAGLKTIPAYVRSADDQQMLEMALIENIQRENLNAIEIALSYQRLISECNLNQEKLGERVGKNRATVTNYLRLLKLPPDVQIAVRDNRITMGHARAIINVENPEQQLYIFKKILAEDLSVRKVEELVRSLSETTAEKGKTTTPATSNREISQLQSQLSSHFGTRVVVKSDGKKGEIKIPFLSVEDLNRILDILKMQ comes from the coding sequence ATGAGTAAGAAAAAAGCATTAGGCAGAGGACTAAACGCCCTGTTAAGCGACAGCGAAAAAGAAGAACGCCTGGAAACTGATCTTCCCGTGGTGCATACCTCACCATCCGGAAGCATCTCAGAAATTCCGGTTGAGCACATTGAAGTAAACCCGTTTCAGCCGCGTACCCACTTCGATCAGGATGCGCTACAAGAGTTGGCTGAATCCATCAAGATACACGGCATCATTCAACCCATTACGGTTCGCAAACTCGCGCGTGACCAGTATCAATTGATATCGGGTGAGCGCAGGTTTCAGGCTTCACAACTGGCTGGGTTAAAAACAATTCCGGCTTACGTTCGCTCTGCTGATGACCAGCAGATGCTGGAGATGGCGTTGATTGAAAACATTCAGCGCGAAAACCTGAATGCCATAGAAATTGCGTTAAGCTACCAACGCCTTATTTCGGAATGTAACCTGAACCAGGAAAAGTTGGGTGAACGCGTAGGCAAGAACCGGGCTACCGTAACCAACTACCTGCGTTTATTAAAACTTCCACCCGATGTACAGATTGCCGTGCGTGATAACCGCATTACCATGGGGCATGCACGCGCCATCATTAATGTGGAAAATCCGGAACAGCAGTTGTACATCTTCAAAAAAATTCTGGCAGAAGATCTTTCCGTACGAAAAGTGGAGGAACTGGTGCGCTCACTAAGCGAAACCACTGCGGAGAAAGGAAAAACTACAACACCCGCGACTTCGAACCGGGAAATTTCTCAGCTTCAATCACAGCTTTCATCACATTTTGGTACGCGTGTTGTTGTGAAAAGCGATGGTAAAAAGGGTGAAATCAAAATTCCTTTTTTGTCGGTAGAGGATTTAAACCGGATACTGGACATCTTAAAGATGCAGTAA
- a CDS encoding AAA family ATPase yields MGKIIAIANQKGGVGKTTSAINLAASLAVLEKRTLLVDADPQANSTSGLGINPKEVETGLYECMIDGIDPRGAIVKNDQLKFLDILPSHIDLVGAEVEMVSIESREEKMREALDKVKEDYDFIIIDCSPSLGLITINALTAADSVIIPVQCEYFALEGLGKLLNTIKIIQTRLNPRLEIEGILLTLYDSRTSLGNQVVEEVRTHFNKMTFQTIIPRNVKLSESPSFGLPVIVHDAESKGAISYLNLAHEVIDKNMVTA; encoded by the coding sequence ATGGGAAAGATCATTGCGATTGCAAATCAGAAAGGTGGCGTAGGAAAAACCACATCCGCCATTAACCTGGCCGCCAGTTTGGCGGTGCTTGAGAAGCGCACACTTTTAGTGGATGCCGATCCGCAGGCCAACTCTACTTCGGGATTGGGCATTAACCCCAAAGAAGTGGAAACCGGATTATACGAATGTATGATTGATGGCATTGACCCGAGAGGTGCCATTGTAAAAAATGACCAACTGAAATTTTTAGACATCCTTCCTTCCCACATCGACCTGGTTGGTGCTGAAGTAGAAATGGTGAGCATTGAAAGTCGTGAAGAGAAAATGCGCGAAGCGTTGGATAAAGTGAAGGAAGATTATGACTTCATCATCATCGACTGCTCCCCTTCACTTGGATTGATTACCATCAATGCCCTTACTGCGGCAGACTCCGTAATCATTCCGGTGCAGTGTGAATATTTTGCGTTGGAAGGATTGGGTAAGTTATTGAATACAATAAAAATTATTCAAACACGCCTGAATCCCCGGCTGGAGATTGAGGGCATCTTGTTGACGTTGTACGATTCTCGAACCAGTCTGGGTAACCAGGTGGTTGAAGAAGTACGCACGCACTTTAATAAGATGACGTTTCAAACGATCATCCCACGAAATGTAAAACTCAGTGAATCACCGAGCTTCGGATTGCCGGTAATCGTGCACGATGCTGAAAGCAAAGGAGCCATCAGCTACCTGAACCTGGCGCATGAGGTCATTGATAAAAATATGGTAACAGCATGA